One window of the Colias croceus chromosome 5, ilColCroc2.1 genome contains the following:
- the LOC123692108 gene encoding delta-sarcoglycan-like isoform X1, with product MDTHSLGRNRQTPAARNHIVYTDHKGRKIPYADKITPEPILNNNAARDTKADSIRNSYNSQFKVGIYGWRKKCLYILVMALMFMMIINLALTLWVLKVLDFNSEGMGQLRIVPGGLQLLGQALVLDSLFASSVKSRRGHPISIESSRNFTVSTRDAHGIVQSRLFLSHDRLEVNVGRLEVRDARGALLLGAGHDAVTVGADNLLVASPAGASFNTAVQTPLVKAPPSKQLMLESPTRSLEMHAAQNIALESRAGDISASCLTTFRLRSVAGSIRLDAPSIYMPKLKSALPLPPSASHSHDPHHQNIYQLCACANGKLFLAPPHGVCAAREESLICR from the exons GATTCCTTATGCCGACAAGATCACTCCGGAGCCAATCCTCAACAACAATGCGGCTCGGGACACAAAGGCGGACTCGATCAGGAACAGTTATAATAGCCAATTCAAAGTTGGCATTTACGGCTGGCGGAAGAAATGCCTTTACATTCTTGTCATGGCACTCATGTTTATGATGATTATAAATCTCGCATTGACGCTTTGGGTTTTGAaagttttagattttaattca GAAGGAATGGGTCAGCTCCGAATAGTGCCAGGTGGTCTCCAGTTACTCGGACAAGCTCTAGTGCTAGATTCGTTGTTTGCGTCAAGCGTGAAGTCACGACGCGGCCATCCGATTTCCATCGAATCTTCGAGAAATTTTACAGTTTCTACCCGTGATGCTCATGGCATTGTTCAAAGTAGACTGTTTTTAA GTCACGATCGCTTAGAAGTAAATGTAGGGCGGTTAGAAGTACGTGACGCTCGCGGGGCCTTGCTCCTCGGCGCGGGCCACGACGCGGTGACGGTGGGCGCAGACAACTTGCTCGTGGCCAGCCCCGCCGGCGCCTCCTTCAACACCGCCGTACAAACTCCGCTCGTTAAGGCACCACCGTCTAAGCAATTGAT GCTAGAGTCCCCCACGCGTTCACTAGAGATGCACGCAGCTCAGAACATTGCGCTGGAGTCGCGCGCCGGCGACATTAGTGCTAGCTGCCTCACCACGTTCCGCCTGCGGTCTGTTGCTGGATCG ATAAGACTAGACGCGCCAAGTATATATATGCCAAAGCTAAAATCAGCGTTACCACTGCCACCGTCAGCGTCACACTCACACGACCCACACCATCAGAATATCTACCAACTGTGCGCGTGTGCGAACGGGAAACTCTTCCTTGCTCCACCTCATGGGGTTTGCGCTGCGAGGGAAGAGAGTCTTATATGCCGATGA
- the LOC123692108 gene encoding delta-sarcoglycan-like isoform X2: MLPLIPYADKITPEPILNNNAARDTKADSIRNSYNSQFKVGIYGWRKKCLYILVMALMFMMIINLALTLWVLKVLDFNSEGMGQLRIVPGGLQLLGQALVLDSLFASSVKSRRGHPISIESSRNFTVSTRDAHGIVQSRLFLSHDRLEVNVGRLEVRDARGALLLGAGHDAVTVGADNLLVASPAGASFNTAVQTPLVKAPPSKQLMLESPTRSLEMHAAQNIALESRAGDISASCLTTFRLRSVAGSIRLDAPSIYMPKLKSALPLPPSASHSHDPHHQNIYQLCACANGKLFLAPPHGVCAAREESLICR, from the exons ATGTTACCTTT GATTCCTTATGCCGACAAGATCACTCCGGAGCCAATCCTCAACAACAATGCGGCTCGGGACACAAAGGCGGACTCGATCAGGAACAGTTATAATAGCCAATTCAAAGTTGGCATTTACGGCTGGCGGAAGAAATGCCTTTACATTCTTGTCATGGCACTCATGTTTATGATGATTATAAATCTCGCATTGACGCTTTGGGTTTTGAaagttttagattttaattca GAAGGAATGGGTCAGCTCCGAATAGTGCCAGGTGGTCTCCAGTTACTCGGACAAGCTCTAGTGCTAGATTCGTTGTTTGCGTCAAGCGTGAAGTCACGACGCGGCCATCCGATTTCCATCGAATCTTCGAGAAATTTTACAGTTTCTACCCGTGATGCTCATGGCATTGTTCAAAGTAGACTGTTTTTAA GTCACGATCGCTTAGAAGTAAATGTAGGGCGGTTAGAAGTACGTGACGCTCGCGGGGCCTTGCTCCTCGGCGCGGGCCACGACGCGGTGACGGTGGGCGCAGACAACTTGCTCGTGGCCAGCCCCGCCGGCGCCTCCTTCAACACCGCCGTACAAACTCCGCTCGTTAAGGCACCACCGTCTAAGCAATTGAT GCTAGAGTCCCCCACGCGTTCACTAGAGATGCACGCAGCTCAGAACATTGCGCTGGAGTCGCGCGCCGGCGACATTAGTGCTAGCTGCCTCACCACGTTCCGCCTGCGGTCTGTTGCTGGATCG ATAAGACTAGACGCGCCAAGTATATATATGCCAAAGCTAAAATCAGCGTTACCACTGCCACCGTCAGCGTCACACTCACACGACCCACACCATCAGAATATCTACCAACTGTGCGCGTGTGCGAACGGGAAACTCTTCCTTGCTCCACCTCATGGGGTTTGCGCTGCGAGGGAAGAGAGTCTTATATGCCGATGA